The Deltaproteobacteria bacterium DNA window TATGGGACCGATTGTTACCCCAATAAGAGAGTGGAGCGAGAGCTGACCCTGGCCCGAACCGTCAACGCGGTGCTATGTAACCCCCGAAATGCTTATCAGAATTACAACTGCGCTATAAATCTCTCCAACCACATCATTTACACCTATATGGGACCGCTGCGACCCCGGGCCGGCAATGCCAATTACTGCACCGCCGGTCAACTCAGTCCCTTACTCAATGACCCCTTTTATCGCACCATTGGCATTGGCACCCGCATCTTTCTGGGAGGAGGCGTGGGCTATGTCTGTTGGCCTGGTACTCAACACAATCCGGCCGTGCCCCGGGGGGAAAACGGCGTGCCCCTAAGGCCGGCCGGCACTCTGATGGTCATCGGTGATTTAAAACAGATGAATTCCCGCTATCTGGTGGGAGTTAGCATCTTAGGCTATGGCTGTTCACTGGCAGTCGGGCTGGGGGTGCCGATTCCCTTGTTGAATGAGGAAATTGCCCATTACTGCGCGGTATCGGACGAGGAAATCTTTGCTCCGGTGATCGATTATAGCGAGGATTATCCTCAGGGTACGGGCCGTATTTTGGGTCAGGTGAGTTATGCCCAGTTGAAAAGTGGAATTGTTACGGTGGCTGGCCAGGAAGTGCAGACCGTGCCTTTATCCAGCCTAGTCCGGGCCCGGGA harbors:
- a CDS encoding homocysteine biosynthesis protein; protein product: MAKYQVNKTYQEINEKIRKGQAIVVTADEIIDLVREKGEVEAARTVDVVTTGTFSPMCSSGAFINFGQSQPPIRASKVWFNGVPAYGGLAAVDVFLGATEPALDDPLNKVYPGEFKYGGGHVIEELVDGKSVHLVAEGYGTDCYPNKRVERELTLARTVNAVLCNPRNAYQNYNCAINLSNHIIYTYMGPLRPRAGNANYCTAGQLSPLLNDPFYRTIGIGTRIFLGGGVGYVCWPGTQHNPAVPRGENGVPLRPAGTLMVIGDLKQMNSRYLVGVSILGYGCSLAVGLGVPIPLLNEEIAHYCAVSDEEIFAPVIDYSEDYPQGTGRILGQVSYAQLKSGIVTVAGQEVQTVPLSSLVRAREIALTLKEWIMTGRFQLGEPVELLPSS